In one window of Microtus pennsylvanicus isolate mMicPen1 chromosome 2, mMicPen1.hap1, whole genome shotgun sequence DNA:
- the LOC142844239 gene encoding olfactory receptor 4F21-like, with translation MDQLNGSTVSEFVLLGLSSSWETKVFLMLTFSTLYLGIIVGNLFIVILVIADSYLHSPMYFLLANLSLIDVGLSTTTVPKMISDLPKEHRVISFHSCMTQMCFMHIMGGVEMVLLIAMAFDRYTAICKPLRYLNIMSPKLCISFVIAAWVTGVVHAQSQFSFVINLPFCGPNKIDSFYCDFPRTIQLACTDRDKFEFVVAANSGFMSMGAFFLLLLSYVFILVTVWKRSSGDLSKALVTLSAHITVVVLSFTPCMFLYLWPFPTSSIDKYLFIVDFAITPALNPVIYTLRNKDILVSIQRLYKRVGYDNFC, from the coding sequence ATGGATCAACTAAATGGCTCCACGGTTTCTGAGTTTGTGCTTCTAGGACTCTCTAGTTCTTGGGAAACTAAAGTTTTCCTCATGCTGACTTTCTCTACACTCTACTTAGGAATAATTGTGGGAAATCTCTTCATTGTCATTTTGGTAATTGCTGACTCATATTTACATTCACCTATGTACTTTCTTCTGGCCAACCTGTCCCTCATTGATGTTGGACTTTCCACTACCACTGTTCCGAAGATGATCTCAGATCTTCCGAAAGAACACAGAGTAATTTCTTTTCACAGCTGTATGACTCAGATGTGTTTTATGCACATTATGGGAGGAGTGGAGATGGTGCTGCTCATAGCCATGGCATTTGACAGGTACACAGCCATCTGTAAGCCTCTGCGCTACCTGAACATCATGAGCCCTAAACTATGCATTTCATTTGTAATTGCTGCCTGGGTAACTGGTGTGGTCCATGCCCAGTCCCAGTTCTCTTTTGTTATAAACCTGCCTTTTTGTGGTCCTAACAAAATAGACAGCTTTTACTGTGACTTCCCTCGGACCATACAACTCGCATGCACTGATAGAGACAAGTTTGAGTTTGTTGTTGCTGCCAACAGTGGCTTCATGAGCATGGGggccttcttcctgcttctgctctccTATGTCTTCATTTTGGTCACCGTCTGGAAAAGGTCCTCAGGGGATTTGTCAAAGGCACTTGTCACTCTGTCAGCACACATCACTGTAGTTGTTCTTTCTTTTactccatgtatgtttctctatTTGTGGCCTTTCCCTACATCATCAATTGATAAATACCTATTTATTGTTGACTTTGCTATCACACCTGCCCTGAATCCTGTCATCTATACACTGAGGAACAAAGATATATTGGTATCAATCCAAAGATTATACAAAAGAGTTGGTTATGACAATTTTTGCTGA